GGGCGTTTCGTTCCAGGAAAAAGGCGTCCGCGTTTACCCTCTCGGCGAAGCCGCGGCCCATCTGACGGGATACGTCCGGACGATCAATGCGGAGGAGCTCGCCAAGCTGAAGGATCAAGGCTACGGGCCGGACGATAAAATCGGGAAGGCGGGGCTGGAGCAAATTTTCGAGGCAAGGCTGAAAGGCAAAGACGGAGCGGTTGTCGCTATAACCGATGCGAAGGGAAACGTCAAGGAGACGCTTGCGCGCAGGGAGCCGCAGCCGGGCGAGACGATCCGGGTGACGATCGACAGCGACTTGCAGAGGGACATTTATGTGCAGTTCAAAGGCGACGCCGGCGCGGCGGCGGCGATTCACCTGGTAAGCGGCGATGTGCTGGCGCTGGTCAGCAGCCCCAGCTACGACCCTAACGCCTTCGTCCAGGGCCTTAGCGCCGAGAAATGGAACGAATGGAACAGCGACCCGCTCAAACCGCTGTTTAACCGGTTTACGAAGCTTTACGCGCCGGGCTCCGTATTCAAAACGATTACGGCGGCGGCAGGCCTCGACGCCAAAGTATCGTCCCCGGACAAGGTTCGGCGCATCGACGGCTTGCATTGGACCAAAGACGCGTCTTGGGGAAGCTACTACGTCACCCGCGACCGCGACGTTCCGAGCGAAACGATGCGCGACGCGCTCGTCAACTCGGACAACATTTTTTTCGCGCAGGAAGCTTTGGATATGGGCGGCAAGAAGTTTTACGACGGCGTGCTTCCGTTCGGCTTCGGCGAGAAGCTGCCGATCCCGTATCCGTTCCAGGTCGCCACAATCGCGAACGACGGAATCAAAAGCGATATCCAGCTCGCGGATTCCGCTTACGGACAAGGCGAAGTGCAGATGAGCGTGCTTCATGTGGCGCTATCTTATACCCCCTTCGCAAACAAAGGCGATCTCATCGCCCCCGTGCTGCTGGCGGAGCAGCGCAAAGAGCAGGCGGCACCTTGGAAAGCGGGCATCGTCCGCCCCGAGACCGCCGAACTGATCAAGCAATATTTGATTCAGGCGGTCAGCGATCCGAAAGGATACGGCCATGGCGCCTATATCCCCGGCCTTGCGATCGCCGGGAAAACCGGCACCGCCGAGCTGAAGCAGAAAAAAGGCGAGGACGGTCAGGAAAACGGCTGGTTCGTCGAATTTAACGCGGGCCGTCCCGATCTGCTCGTCGCCATTATGGTCGAGGACGTCAAACGCCGGGGCGGCAGTTCGTATGTCGTGGCCAAGATGAAGCCGATCTTTAAAAAATATGCCGGCAGCGGGGGGCCATCCCAAACCAAAAGCCCATAAGATGATCTCATGGGCTTTTGCTCTATTTTTTGAGATGGGAAAAAATCAGATCGCTTTCGATAATGGACGGCAGCGCGGCGATGAAAATATCGGCGAGCTCCGGATCGAAATGGGTGCCCCGGAGCCTCTTGATCTCCTCCATCGCCTCTCCCAGCGGCCATGCCTTTTTGTACGGCCGGATGGAAGTCAGCGCATCGAATACGTCGCAAATCGACGTAATGCGACCGGCGAGCGGGATCGCCTCGCCTGCCAGCCCGGACGGATAGCCGGAACCGTCCCATCTTTCGTGGTGGGTGACGGCGATTTCTTCCGCCATTTGCAGAACTTTCGTATCGCTGTTCGACAGCATTTTGCCGCCGATCAGCGTATGGTTTTTCATTTCGGCGAACTCCTCGTCCGTCAGCTTCCCCGGCTTAAGCAAAATGCTGTCGGGAATGCCGATTTTGCCCACATCGTGCATCGAGCTGGCATAGCGGATCAGCTCGCACTCCTCATCCGGCAGTCCGGCCGCCTTGGCCAAATGAAAACATAACATGCTCATGCGCACGATATGATCCCCGGTATCGTTGTCCCGGTACTCGGCCGCTTTGACAAGCCGCTGTATAATCTCGATTTGGGTTTCCTTCAGCTCCCGCGTCCGTTCGGCCACCTTTTGCTCCAGCAGCTTGTGCTGGTAGCGAATTTCCAGGTTGTTTTTGATCCGAACGAGCAGCTCCACCCGGTCGACCGGCTTCGGCAAAAAATCGCTGGCGCCGAGCGCGAGCGCCTTCAGCTTCGATTCCTGGTCCTGATCGGAGGTAAGCACGATAATCGGAATGGATTGTTGGGACTTCTCTTTCTTAAACAGCTCCAGCAGATCGAAGCCGCTTAAATAAGGCATCGTCAAATCAAGCAGGATCAGGTCGGGCTTCAGCTGTTCGCAGGTGGACAAAGCTTCCCGGGGATCGTGGATATAAGTGACATCGTCATAGCCGGCTTCATTCAGCAGCTTGGCTAAAATATACGCAACCGTTTTTTGGTCGTCGATGATTAGCAGTTTGGATTCGGGATAGTCTGGAAAGATACGGTGCATAAACGATAACCCCCCTTATTCTGAAATTCATTGCCTGTCCCTTGCATCTCCCGGCTCGCTTCCGGGTATCCCTCGCGGTCAGCCGGCTTGATAAATGCACCCGGGATCGATGATCATAAGCAGCCTGTCTTTCAATTTCACAACCTCGCGTATGCAGCCGCTATGGTTCTCCAAATGGTCTTGAGGCCGCTCGCAAAAAGCCTCTTCGATATCGATGACCGAATCCGGCCGGTCGATCAGCAACCCGGCGTAATCGGGCTCGTCTTCCGTGTTTTTCAAAATGATGCAGGCCGTGCGGCGAATGCCGTCTGCCGGGGGATGCCCGAGCAGCTTGGCCAGGTCGAACAACGTGACGATTTTGCCGCGCATATTGAGAAGGCCGGCAATATGTTCCGGCGCATCGGGAACAGGCGTAAAGTCCGCGTGACGGCTGATCTCCTTCACCTTCGAAATATCGAGCCCGTACAGGCAATCACATAGATAAAAGGTCAGCACCCTTCCCTTCATGCAGCTCCCTCCTTCCCCGCAGCAGCTCCCGGATCGTTTCCAGCAGCCGGTCTTTGTCGAGCTTTAAGGCCACATCGTCGAATCCGGCCTCCATCGTTTCCTGTGTCATTCGGCTCCCGGCGGCGGAAGCGAGCGCGATGACCGGCATCGCCTGAAGCCGCGCGTCCGCACGAATCCGCTTCGCCAGCTGGGCGCCGTGCGGGTGCAGCATCTGGGCGTCGCACAGCACCGCGTCGATGGGGCGTTCCTGCAGGATGCTCCAGGCTTCCTTGACATTGGCCGCGAGCAGCGTCTCATAATAATCCGATTCCAGGAAATTTCCGACCATTCTTGCAAAATAGGGGGTATCTTCCACCAGCAAGACGGTGCCTTTCGATTTGTTCGCATACGGCAGCGGTGGGTAATATTCCGGAGCCGCCATTTCCAGCAGCTCGTAAATATGAACGAGCTGCACCAGCGTACCGCCTATAATCGTCTGGCCGATCAGCCCCTTCGCCTTAACCTCCTCCCCCGTATACCGCACGTCGGTCACCAGCGTATCGTGAATCTTCTCGATTAACAGACCGATCGGATGTTTGACCAGCTTGGGGATGATCACATAGAGGTTCTGTACATCGGTTTGGACCCGGCGCAGCGGAAGATACTGTTCCGGCCGGATGATGCGCAGGGCGTCCCCGCGGAATTGAATGAACTCCTTGTCCCCGACCTTCTCGATTTGCGACGCGTCGATTTTTTCGACCCGGACGACAAACGAAAGATCGATGCCGAGCGTTTCCGGGCCCGAGCAGCCGAACAGCAGCAAATTTTGCCGCTCGTCCATACTTTCGGCCTTCTGTACGGCCGTTTGCTCCGTCTCCTCATAAAAGCGCAGGTTCGCTTTCCCGGCGATGCCCTCCGGGTCCAAAATAAGCGCCGTTTTGCCGTCCCCCATAATGGTTACCCCGGAGTAGCAGGCGGAACGGTTAAAGAAACGGGGCAACGATTTCACCAAAATCTCCTCGCGGTCGTGAATGACATCCACGGCAAGCCCGTAACGTTTCGTCCCCGATTTGAGCACCAAAACGTGAGACACTTTGTCCTCCGGGTCAAAGGAGTCTTCCCTGATCCCGAGCACATCGGCAAGCTGAACGACCGGAATCAGCTTTCCTCTAAGCCGCAGCACCCAGCTATTTTTGAGCCGTTCGAACCGTTTGTCCGGATTGTTGGGCTTGATGCGCAGCATCTCCTGCAGATTCACCTGCGGAAGCGCGAATTTATACCCTCCCGTCTCCACGATGAGCGAAGGGATGATCGCCAGGGTGAGCGGCAGCGTCAAATGAAAAACGGTTCCCTTGCCCTGTGCCGTGCGGATTTCGACGGCCCCGCCGATTTTTTCGATGTTCGTCTTTACAACGTCCATTCCGATTCCTCTGCCGGAGATGTTCGTCACCTTCTCGGCGGAAGACAAACCGGGATGAAACACATAGTTCAGCAGCTCGCTTTCGCTTAGTTCGGCTGCCTCCATACGGCTGAGAAGCCCTTGCTGCACGGCCTTGTCCGCGATTTTGTCAACCCGGATACCGGCGCCGTCATCCGCTACGTCGATCGTCACGTGATCCCCGACATGGGAAGCTTTCAGCGAGATCGTTCCGGTCTTCGGCTTTCCCGCCCTCTCCCGTTCATCCGGCCGCTCGATCCCGTGGTCGGCGGCGTTCCGGATCAAATGGTTAAGCGGGTCGGCCAGCGCTTCGATCAAGGACTTGTCGAGTTCCACGCCGGTTCCTTCCATTTGCAGATCGATATCTTTGCCGAGCTCTTTGGAGAGCTCGCGAATCATCCGCGGGAACTTGTCGAACACCTTCGATACCGGCTGCATGCGGGCTTGCATAATTTTATCCTGGAGCTCGGAGGTTGTGCCGTCAATGTTTTGCAAAACGGCGCTGAGGCCCGGAACCGCCTTGCGGTACGATCGCAAAGTCCGCAGCAGCTGATTGCGGCCGAGCACCATTTCTCCGACCAGATTCAGCAGATCGTTGAGCAGGGAGACAGGGACGCGAATCGTATCTTTCGGATTTTCCGGCTGCTTTTTGGCTTCCTCTTCGGAGGGGGCGGGAGGGCCCTCGAGCCCCGCGCTCTCATCGTCCCGCGCCGCTTGCGGAGGAACGGCAATTTCGCGTTCGCCTTGCTGTTCCGACAATTGGGCTAGTACATCGGATATATCCAGCCCGTCGCTCGTTTCCACGTCCATGATCATGGCCCGCAAGATGTCGGTGGCCGCAAGAAGCCGGTCAATCAACGATTGATCGGCTACGAAGACGCTTTTTTTCAGCTCGCCGAAAATGTTCTCCATCGCATGGGCCAAAGCGACGATGTTTTTCAACGCGAAAAATCCGGCGGTACCCTTGATGCTGTGTACGGCCCGAAAAATCGTATTCAATATTTCCGGGTCCTCACTGCCCTCCCCCATTTGGACGAGTCCCATCTCCAGGCTGTCGAGGTGGCTGACCGCTTCTTCTATAAAGTCTTTAAGAAATTCCTGATTCTGCAACAGGGCCACCTCTTATATTTTAAACTGCTGTACCCAGGTTCCCATTTGCTTCGCCATCTCCGCCAGCTCTTTGGCCGTTTTGGCCGTTTCCTCCGCTCCGGTGAACGAGTCGGCGGACGTCTGCACGATTTCGCGAACATTGCTGGCTATTTCCACAGCCTTCTGGGAAATTTCCGAGCTCGACCTGGCGATCAGGTTGATTTGCTCGGAAGCCGCCTCCGTCTTGCCGACAACATCGGCCGCCGTAAACGACAGCGTCGACGTGGAAACCGCCATTTCCTGAATGCCGCTGGAAGATTCCGAAACGACGACGGACACTTGAAGCGAATTGGCGGCAATATCGCTGATCTCCCGGCTGATCAGGTTGACTTCGGCCGCTGCGGCGGCAACCGCCGCGGAAATTTCGTTGGCCGCGGACGACTGCTGCGTGACGGCGGCGGCGATGTTGTTGGAAATCGAGGTGATCTCGATGACGACATCTGCGATCGTATCGACGGCCTGCACCGCATCGCCCATATTTTGCTGCATGTCTTCGATCTGCTGGCTGATCTCGTCCGTAGCTTCGGCCGTCTGCTTCGCCAGCTCCTTGACTTCGTTGGCGACGACGGCAAAGCCTTTCCCCGCTTCTCCGGCCCCGGCAGCCTCAATGGCCGCATTAAGCGCCAGCATGTTGGTTTGCTCCGCGATTTCGTGGATGACGTTGACAATTTTGCCGATTTGCTTGGAGGAGCGGTTCAGCTTTTCGATGATATTTTTCGTTTCGATCGCTCTTCTTTCCGCATTGTCGGTAATATGCAGCGAGCGCTCGCAGTTGTGGCTTACCTCGTTCAGCGACATATCGATTTCCTTAATGGAGGCCGCAACATTGTTTACGGAATTGGATACGTCGCTGGACGAACGGGAAACCGTCTGAATGCTGCCCGATATTTGCGTGACCGTGCGCGCGATCTCCTCCGAACTGGTCGAAACTTGCTCCGATGCCGCCGCGAGCGTTCCCATATTGGTGGACATGCCTTCGATCGCCGCAAAAATGCCCTTGATGTTCTCGTTGATATGGGCCGCTCCTTCGGCCGTCTCGGAGATGCGGCGGGTGATCTGTTCCACGGCATCGCTGACAATGCCGGTCTTCCGGTTCATATTGTCAATCTCACCGCAATAGACGGTCATATGGTCGGAAATCTTGATCAAATCGTTCGACGAATGATCGAGCTTCATCGCCGTTTGGTATATTTCGGTGATCATCTGACCGAAGCTTTCCGCGACCTGGTTAATCGACATCGCGACCTGCTGCATTTCGTCGCGTCCGGACAGCTCGACGCGGGCGGTCAAGTCGCCGTTTGCCATCAGCTGCGAGGAAACCTTCAGCTTCTCGATCACTCCCCTGGTCTCGTAAATAAACGAAATGAACAAATAAAGAGCGACGATGACGCCAAGCAAAGTGCCTGCCGTTACCCAAAACATGCGGTTCTTGTAATCGTCGACACGTTCCTGGATGATGGCGCGCAGCTCGGGCAAGCTTAAGTCGTAAACCTGATAAGCGGCGTTCATGGAGCTTGCTGCCAAATCATAAGAAGCGTTCAGCTTGGCAACGTTCACGGATGTAACGACCGCATCATTGATCGCTTCATAGTAGCCGGCCGTCGACGCCGCCAGCTTGTTCAGCGACGTATCCAAAGCCGGATTGATGCCGGGATTGCTTTTGAAAGCGCCGGCCATTCCTTTTTTCAATGCGTCCATGGCAACGTTCATCTGCACGGAATACGTCAAAAGAGCCTTTCTCTCTTCCAGCGTCAGGCTTTCTTTAACCTTTCCGCGTTGGATCAGAGACTGGCTTTGCGCTATCGCTTCGGTCATCAGCGGCAAATGATTGATCACGGCATCCATCAAATAATAGCTGTCATACGAAGGGTCGAGGATCAGGTTGGAAGCGTCGCCAACATCCGAAACGAGCCCCGTGCTTTTATTTAACATAGCCGTCAGCTGCTCGAATTTCTCCAAAGGCGTCAGGCCGTTTTCCTTGCCCTTGAACGCTTTCCAGTCGTCCTTCAGGCCGATCCACTTCTCCTCGGAGTTCGTATCTTTCCCCGACGTCCGGTAAACGGCATCCACCTTCTGAATGCTTTGATCGATTCCGCTTGCCAGCGCAGCGAGCTGCCCCTTGTTCGGAGCGCCGCCTTCCAGCGCGGTGTCTGCCGCCGACCGATAGGACTGAATATTTTCCATCAACGCCCGAATAGGTATGATTTGTTCGACCCCCACGATTTCCTTCTCGTTGGATTTGATCGAGTGGTTCAATTCGGTAATGAGCAAAGTCATGGCAGCAACGATGCAGAGCAATAAAAAGACGCCGAGGAAGGCGAACTTTTTGGAGTAAGTCAGACGGTCGAGCAAATACATCCCGGGTTTAAACAACTTCAGCAAAAAAATGACCTCCTGTCTAATGGCCGCCAAAAATTTCCGTGTATATATTTGTTAAACATTCTACAAATTTCTCACAATTCCTTCACCAATTTTAGACAAATTTTAGTTGACTATTGTAAGATTTTTTGAATTTACGGCAAATAAGCCCTCCCGTTCGTCTGGCCGTCAGATGAACGGAAGGGCTTTTCAGGAAATTAGGCGCAACTGCTTTTGGCGGATAACCGCGGGCTCCGCCAAAAGTTCGTTACCGGTCTAGCCTGCCTTGCTGCACCCGGACAAAATAATCGGGCGGGCCGACCTGCCCGCCCTTAAGCGCCAGCTCCAGCCCGTCCAGCGCCGGTTCTTCGGCAAAAGCGCGGCACAGCGGGCCGCCGGGCACCAGCGGCGCGAGCAGCTCGAGCGCATAGATGCCGAGCTCCTTCACGATGTAGCCCGACGTATCGCCTCCCGCCACGAGCAGCCTACGCAGGCCGCAGCCTGCAGCAAGCCGCCGGGCGGCGCGGCCGAGACCGGCGCCGAGCAGCCGCCCGGACTCGGAGGCGGGGAGCCCGCGGGAGGCCAGCAGCTCGCGAAGCGGCCCGATCGTATCGTCGTCCGGACCGAGCGACGTGCAGACGACGACGCTGCGCCCGCTGCGCAGCGCCTCTTCCGCCTGCAGGACGAGCCGCTCCTCGGCCTGCTGCACCCGGGCCGGGTCGGAGTGCGCGAGCTCCAGCACGGGCGCTTTCAGGAGGGCGAACCCCTGCCGCAGGCTGTGATCGATTTGCCCCGCCGTGACGGGCGAGCAGCTGCCCGAGATGACGAGCAGCTGCTCCGCGGGGCCGGGCTCGCGCGGGGAAGGGAAGCTATCGCCGATCAGCCCGGCGTCAATCCAATGTGCGGCGAGCGCGTATTCGACGCCGGAGGAGCCGGCCGCAAACAGCGGGCCCCGCTCCGCTTCCCGCCACAGCAGCCCGCCGACTCTTTTCAGCAGCGCATCGTCCAGCACGTCGAACAGGATAATGCCGCAGCCTTCGCGGAGGCGCTCCTCGAGCCGCACCTGCATCGCCTCCGGCCCCGCTTGCTGATCAAGCACAGAGAGGAGGCCGATGCTCCGCTCCGTCTGCTTCGCCAGATGCAGGCGCAGGTCGGCTTCGTCCATCGGCGTTACGGGATGGCGCGACATGACCGGATGGCGATCAAGCCGATATATGCCGCCGATCGAGGCTGCGAAATGATGGCCGAACAGCGTGTAGCGCCCGAGCGCGGGAACTCCGGCCAGCACCGGAACGAACCGCTGCCGGCCGAATGCTTCGGCGCCGATGTCCACCGCTTTGCCGATGCTGCCGACGTGCGGCGACGAGTCGAAGGTCGAGCATACTTTGTAATGCACGACCTTCGGTCCCAGCTCGCGCAGCGCTTCGAAGGCGGGGCGCAGCTCCCGCTCCATCTCCTCCGGTCCGAGCGAGCGGCTGACTCCCGCTACGCCGACGCACCGCACGTCCGGGAAACGCGCAGCAAGCAGCTCCGCGGAGGGCGGCGCCAGGAACAGCACCGTTTTCGCTCCGCTTTTGGCCAGCGCCTCCAGCGCGTCGGTCGAGCCGGTGAAGTCATCGCCGTAAAAGGCGAGCAGCAGCTGCGATTCCGTATCCCCCACCTTAAGCTCCCCCTTTTCCATGGATACCGCCGAACTTCTCCATAGCACGCCGCAGCGCCGGATGCTCCCGCGCGTAATCCTCCAGCGATATGCCATTCATCGCCGCTTCCCACGCCAGCCTCATGCTTTCCGCTCCCGCCGCCGCCCCGTCCGGATGCGCCAAAATGCCGCCGCCGGCCAAATGAATGACGTCGCACGTTTGCAGCGCCCGGTAGGACGGCTCCGCCGACAAGGCCGATTGCCCCGATGACAGCACCGGCATCGTCCCGTACCCTCCGAGCATCGGCGTCAAACACCCCCGCACGGAGCGGATGACCGACTCATTGCTTTCATAAAACTTGCCGTTCAGCCCGTTCACGTGCAAATGATCCGCCCCGGCAAGCCGGCACAGCTTCTGGTAGGCGATAAAATCGATGCCGAGCAGCGGGCAGCGCGTCATGTAGCCGAACTGGTTGCGATGGCCGTGGATCGGCAGCTCGCTGTAGCTGTTCAGGTGAGCAAGGCCGGTGAACCCGATGCTGTTGACGCTCGCCATTACACACGTGCCGCCATGCCGGACGACGATGTCGTGATGCCGCTTCATTTCATCGATATCGCCGGTGATGTTAAACGCGTACATGACCTTTTTCCCGGTCCGGTCGGCGATCCGCTCGATTTCCTCCATTACGGCGGGAACCTTTTTCTCGAGCGGGGCGAAGGGGGGATTTGCATTAAGCTCGTCGTCCTTAATAAAATCGAGCCCCGCCTCCGCCAGCTCCCGCACCATGACGCGCAGCTCCTCTACGGAAAGTCCGATGCTCGGCTTGACGATGGTGCCGATCAGCGGCCGCCCGTGTACGCCGGCGAGCCGCCTCGTTCCGGCGATGCCGAACTTCGGTCCGGGGTATTTGGCCGCAAACGAGGCTGACAGCTCCAGATCGGTGAGCCGCAGCCCGGAAAACTGCTGCAGCTCATACAAATTGCCGGCGACGGCGGACAGCAGGTTCGGCAGCGACGGCCCGAAGTTGTGCGTCGGAAACGCCAGCACAACTTCTCCCCTCCGGTAGCGGCCGCCGTTCCGGGGCGGCATCGCCCCCGGCAGCGACGGCGAGTCGACCTCGCCGAGCGGCCGGACGGCGACGATCCGCGCGCCGTGACGGCTGCGCAGCTCGTCGGTCTCCCCCGGCACCGCAGTGAAGGTGCCGGTTGACTGCTCGCCGGCCATCACCTCGGCGGCACGCTCCAGCTCGAGCGGCGTTTCGATCAAATACGTGGCGTATACTTCCTCGCGTAACTGCTCCGACATCACTGGCCCTCCCCCGCTCAAGCGCCGCCCCGCCCGAGCGCGGCTTTCACTGCCATAAGCCCGAGCCGCGGGCTGGACAGCACCGGCTTGCCCGTGCGCTCGGCCAGCGCCTGCTCCATCCGCGCCATCGAGCCCTGCGCGAGCACAAGCGCATCGCAGGAAGCGGCGGCCTTCTCCGCCGCTTCCGCGATGAGCCGGTCGTGCTCCTCCGGCTTGCCGCCGATCAGCGCCTGGTAAGCGCCGTCCGCGAGCCCCTCCGTCACCGAAACGGCTCGCCCCTGGGCCGACGCCTGCATGCGGATCAGCCGCACGGTCGGCGCCAGCGTGGACCGCAGCGTGGCGATGACGCCGATGCTCCCGTAGCGGCGCACCGCTTCGCCGGCCATGCTCTCGTCGATTTTGACGATCGGCACGTCGAACATCGGCCGGGCTATATCGACCACCTCGCCGACCGACGAGCAGGTGTTGAGAATGACGTCGGCTCCCATATCCGCCGCCTGCCGGTAATACCCGACAAGGCGGCGCACGATCGCCTTGGTCACCGCGCCTTCGCGGTTCACATCGTGAATCAGACCGTCGTCGATGATGTTGACCAGCCGGCAGTCCGGCATCACTTCGTTAAATATGCTTTTCAGCGGATCGGCCAATCCCTGGCCGGTATATACGGCGACTACCGTTTTCATCGTCCGTTCCTCCTATCGCTTCTTCGTATCGTTTGCGCTGCTGCGCCGCCCCGGAGCGGCAGCGGGGTATTTTCCCGAACCCGCGCCGGAAATAGCGCACCTCATATCCTCTATTAGCTTGCAATTTGGCTTCCGCGTAATAATAAAGGAACTATTTTCCTCTAAATCCGTGAAAAATGGCCGGCGGGACTAAAAAACCGTCAATTAGCGCATCTCAGTTCCGTTAACTTTTACCGGCAATCGAAAATCGGCAATTTAGAGCACCTCAGTTCCGCTATGAATGCCGCCTGGCCGCCGTCAACCACGCATACTTCGCTGCGAGCTCCACCTGGCCACCGTCAACCACGCGTGCTTCGCTGCGAGCTCCGCCCGACCGCCGTCAACCACGCGTGCTCCGCTATGAGCGCCGCCCGACCGCCGTGCTTACCAGTAAAACTCGCGTTCCAACCTGCGGTAATCGCCGGCGCGCATCGGTGCCGTATCGAACACTTTGCGGTTGTTATAAAACGGATGGTACACGCCCTCCGGCGACAAATGAATCACGTCGTCGCCGCGCCACTTCGTAATAAATTCCTGCCCCATCGCCTTCTCCACCGTCTGCCGGTGGCTGAGCGGGAATGTCACCGTAATGCGCTCGCCTTCGCTCGCCTCTCCGAGCACGAGGAAGCGGTCTTTGACCCACATGCTCGGCTCTCCGCCCGACTGATGACGCACCGCATCGCCCCGCTCGCGCCGAACCTCGACTTTGGCGTAGCCCGCCCACTCGGGAATGCGCACCAACAGCCGCTTCAGCGGTTTGCGTACATCCAGCACGACCTTGCCCTCATGCGGCAGGTGGCTGTGTACGTCTAGCCACTGCGAGCCGCGGTTGAGCAGGAAGTTGACGGATACCGTACCGTTTTCTTCGGTGACCGTATTGCTCCAGCCCATGAACAGCCCGCGCGTGCCGGACCCGATGCAGCACGTCTGCAGGTCGCTCGTATGCCCGCGCCCGTGCGGCAGGTCGCAGCAAAAATCGTTCGGAGCCGAGTATCCGGCGAACGCGCCGCGCGTGCGCTCCGCTACGCGGTAGTATGTTTTCAAGCCGACATCGTCCTGCGATTTGTCGTCCAGATCCTCGACCCAGCTGAGGTCCAGCAGCTGCGACTCCGTCAAATGGTTGCGCAGGAACCGCTCGACCACCGACCAATATTCCGTATAGCCGCTGCGCGCCAGCGTTATGCCCGTAGCGATCAGGTCGACAAGCGAGCACGTCTCGTGCTCGTACGCCTGCTCGTGCATGTCGCCC
The window above is part of the Paenibacillus hamazuiensis genome. Proteins encoded here:
- a CDS encoding penicillin-binding transpeptidase domain-containing protein, with translation MKKRIVLLVLICALAGCEKMQKKETAEQIFQKYVSYWQQSNFDAMYDLLSPGSKEKITKESFGQKYEAIYSGIEAKQLKVEKLPASPPADASKTAGDKAQFRYQAEMATMAGPVEFAHQMSLVKDNNSVWGVDWNPSLIFPPMKDGDKVTAQTLKAPRGSIVDRSGSGLAINGTVTMVGLVPGELGAQAEQTKEQVAGMLKMTVDDINKELGASWVKPGYFVPVGPADSKMLQTLQGVPGVSFQEKGVRVYPLGEAAAHLTGYVRTINAEELAKLKDQGYGPDDKIGKAGLEQIFEARLKGKDGAVVAITDAKGNVKETLARREPQPGETIRVTIDSDLQRDIYVQFKGDAGAAAAIHLVSGDVLALVSSPSYDPNAFVQGLSAEKWNEWNSDPLKPLFNRFTKLYAPGSVFKTITAAAGLDAKVSSPDKVRRIDGLHWTKDASWGSYYVTRDRDVPSETMRDALVNSDNIFFAQEALDMGGKKFYDGVLPFGFGEKLPIPYPFQVATIANDGIKSDIQLADSAYGQGEVQMSVLHVALSYTPFANKGDLIAPVLLAEQRKEQAAPWKAGIVRPETAELIKQYLIQAVSDPKGYGHGAYIPGLAIAGKTGTAELKQKKGEDGQENGWFVEFNAGRPDLLVAIMVEDVKRRGGSSYVVAKMKPIFKKYAGSGGPSQTKSP
- a CDS encoding HD domain-containing phosphohydrolase encodes the protein MHRIFPDYPESKLLIIDDQKTVAYILAKLLNEAGYDDVTYIHDPREALSTCEQLKPDLILLDLTMPYLSGFDLLELFKKEKSQQSIPIIVLTSDQDQESKLKALALGASDFLPKPVDRVELLVRIKNNLEIRYQHKLLEQKVAERTRELKETQIEIIQRLVKAAEYRDNDTGDHIVRMSMLCFHLAKAAGLPDEECELIRYASSMHDVGKIGIPDSILLKPGKLTDEEFAEMKNHTLIGGKMLSNSDTKVLQMAEEIAVTHHERWDGSGYPSGLAGEAIPLAGRITSICDVFDALTSIRPYKKAWPLGEAMEEIKRLRGTHFDPELADIFIAALPSIIESDLIFSHLKK
- a CDS encoding chemotaxis protein CheW, producing the protein MKGRVLTFYLCDCLYGLDISKVKEISRHADFTPVPDAPEHIAGLLNMRGKIVTLFDLAKLLGHPPADGIRRTACIILKNTEDEPDYAGLLIDRPDSVIDIEEAFCERPQDHLENHSGCIREVVKLKDRLLMIIDPGCIYQAG
- a CDS encoding hybrid sensor histidine kinase/response regulator, whose amino-acid sequence is MQNQEFLKDFIEEAVSHLDSLEMGLVQMGEGSEDPEILNTIFRAVHSIKGTAGFFALKNIVALAHAMENIFGELKKSVFVADQSLIDRLLAATDILRAMIMDVETSDGLDISDVLAQLSEQQGEREIAVPPQAARDDESAGLEGPPAPSEEEAKKQPENPKDTIRVPVSLLNDLLNLVGEMVLGRNQLLRTLRSYRKAVPGLSAVLQNIDGTTSELQDKIMQARMQPVSKVFDKFPRMIRELSKELGKDIDLQMEGTGVELDKSLIEALADPLNHLIRNAADHGIERPDERERAGKPKTGTISLKASHVGDHVTIDVADDGAGIRVDKIADKAVQQGLLSRMEAAELSESELLNYVFHPGLSSAEKVTNISGRGIGMDVVKTNIEKIGGAVEIRTAQGKGTVFHLTLPLTLAIIPSLIVETGGYKFALPQVNLQEMLRIKPNNPDKRFERLKNSWVLRLRGKLIPVVQLADVLGIREDSFDPEDKVSHVLVLKSGTKRYGLAVDVIHDREEILVKSLPRFFNRSACYSGVTIMGDGKTALILDPEGIAGKANLRFYEETEQTAVQKAESMDERQNLLLFGCSGPETLGIDLSFVVRVEKIDASQIEKVGDKEFIQFRGDALRIIRPEQYLPLRRVQTDVQNLYVIIPKLVKHPIGLLIEKIHDTLVTDVRYTGEEVKAKGLIGQTIIGGTLVQLVHIYELLEMAAPEYYPPLPYANKSKGTVLLVEDTPYFARMVGNFLESDYYETLLAANVKEAWSILQERPIDAVLCDAQMLHPHGAQLAKRIRADARLQAMPVIALASAAGSRMTQETMEAGFDDVALKLDKDRLLETIRELLRGRRELHEGKGADLLSM
- a CDS encoding methyl-accepting chemotaxis protein, coding for MLKLFKPGMYLLDRLTYSKKFAFLGVFLLLCIVAAMTLLITELNHSIKSNEKEIVGVEQIIPIRALMENIQSYRSAADTALEGGAPNKGQLAALASGIDQSIQKVDAVYRTSGKDTNSEEKWIGLKDDWKAFKGKENGLTPLEKFEQLTAMLNKSTGLVSDVGDASNLILDPSYDSYYLMDAVINHLPLMTEAIAQSQSLIQRGKVKESLTLEERKALLTYSVQMNVAMDALKKGMAGAFKSNPGINPALDTSLNKLAASTAGYYEAINDAVVTSVNVAKLNASYDLAASSMNAAYQVYDLSLPELRAIIQERVDDYKNRMFWVTAGTLLGVIVALYLFISFIYETRGVIEKLKVSSQLMANGDLTARVELSGRDEMQQVAMSINQVAESFGQMITEIYQTAMKLDHSSNDLIKISDHMTVYCGEIDNMNRKTGIVSDAVEQITRRISETAEGAAHINENIKGIFAAIEGMSTNMGTLAAASEQVSTSSEEIARTVTQISGSIQTVSRSSSDVSNSVNNVAASIKEIDMSLNEVSHNCERSLHITDNAERRAIETKNIIEKLNRSSKQIGKIVNVIHEIAEQTNMLALNAAIEAAGAGEAGKGFAVVANEVKELAKQTAEATDEISQQIEDMQQNMGDAVQAVDTIADVVIEITSISNNIAAAVTQQSSAANEISAAVAAAAAEVNLISREISDIAANSLQVSVVVSESSSGIQEMAVSTSTLSFTAADVVGKTEAASEQINLIARSSSEISQKAVEIASNVREIVQTSADSFTGAEETAKTAKELAEMAKQMGTWVQQFKI